gtgaaattcagaaaaacagaattgaaattcgaattctatacgttgaaataccttaaagtcacgataatcaaaaaatcattcgaaaatcttgaaaatacgaatcgatatatcctaaaatggtgaaattagaaaaaacgaaattgaaattcgaattctatacggtgaaataccttaaagtgacgataattgaaaaatcgttaggagatcttgaaaatacgaatcgatatatcctaaaatagtgaaattcgaaaaaacggaattaaaatttgaattctatacgttgaaataccttaaagtcacgataatcgaaaaatcattcagaaatcttgaaaatacgaattgatatatcctaaaatggtgaaattcggaaaaacggaattgaaatttgaattctatacgttgaaataccttaaagtcacgataatccaaaaatcattcagaaatcttgaaaatacgaattgatatatcctaaaatggtgaaattcgaaaaaacagaactgaaattcaaattctatatgttgaaataccttaaagtcacgataattgaaaaatcattcagaaatcttaaaaatacgaattgatatatcctcaaatggtgaaattaggaaaaacggaactgaaattcgaattcaagaagttgaaataccttaaagtgacgataatcgaaaaatcgattgaaaatcttgaacatatgaatcgatatatcctgaaattgtgaaattcaaaaaaacggaactgaaattcgaattctagaagttgaaataccttaaagtgacgataatcgaaaaatcatttggaaatcttaaaaatacgaatcgatatatcctaaaatggtgaaattcggaaaaacaaaactgaaattcgaattctatacgttgaaataccttaaagtgacgataatcgaaaaatcgatcgaaaatcttgaaaatacgaatcgatatatcctgaaattgtgaaattcgaaaaaacggaactgaaattcgaattcaagaagttgaaataccttaaaatgaggataatcagaaaatcgttcgaaaatcttaaaaatacgaatcgatatatcctaaaatggtgaaattcggaaaaacggaactgaaatttgaattctatacattgaaataccttaaagtgatgataatcgaaaaatcgatcgaaaatcttgaaaatacgaatcgatatatcctgaaattgtgaaatttaaaaaaatggaactgaaattcgaattcaagaagttgaaataccttaaagtgacgataatcggaaaatcattcgaaaattttaaaaatacaaatcgatatatcctaaaatggtgaaattcgaaaaaacggaactgaaattcaaattctatatgttgaaatactttaaagtgacggtaatcgaaaaatcgttcggaaatcttgaaaatacgaatagatatatcctgaaattgtgaaattcgaaaaaacagaactgaaattcgaattttagaaGTTGAAACGGCGAAATTTGataaaacgaaaatgaaattcgaaatctatacgataaaataacatagaatgtgaacaatcaaaaactcattagataatttgaaaagaagactcgatttatcctaaCACGGGGAAACTCGAAAAACTGGATTTGAAATTctaactctatcagttgaaatacctatgaatgtcACTAaccaaaaaatcatttgaaaaaacgaatcgatatatcatcaaaagacaaaatatggaaaaacgcaactgaaattcaaaaacacgaatcaatatatcctataaacgaaaaaatcaaaaaattaagttgtaattacgtcattacatcataaattgtgtcaaaacgcatcaaaattcgaaaactcgaatttcaaatttgaaaaatacatatggaaaaaccctaaaacagaaaaaacggatataaaattcaaaaaaaacacgatcagaaaccctagataaaaaaattctcaatttatcCCCTCATGAATATTCCTTAATTGAAaaggtccactgttatatgacaaatttccaaaaaaactGTTGTGTTCTAACGAATCTCATCCGGCtccccaaaattttaaaaaagccactttACCCCCCCACTAACCCATGCTCAATACGCTGACGTGGGATAAATCGTTTGTCGTGGGAAACGCTGTTCCCACTGCAAGACTGTCGATCCATTCgacagccattttcggccaaattttggtcgtttcgatctccgattttcacataaatcaaatctacacgttgtataacacaaaacccctcaatcaattcaacaaaaataactaaaaatcgaaacattttaagcattgttcaaaccgaaacactaaaatttcaaacccaaaaatctcaaccaaatctcaataatatgagtaataacTTGATctaaacaagattacgggagatatactaaccttctttgccatttgcgattgccggaaagcaagaaaatcggcggaaatgacGTTTGCCGTGGGATTGATGTGGGAGGTGGGAAGCTTTGGAATTTTCAGTAGaaatgcacagtgaaaattaaaattgtcgtgggaagaaatgaattttttgCTGTGCTTATAAAGAGGGGCAGTTTCATCATTTTGCCTTTCCCACGACCACGTgggaaatttcataaaaacccgATGTGGGCTAAtgatttccccgacaccccaatattttaaaaaagccactttACCCCCCCAAACTCATGGTCAATGCAGCGGCCATGGGATAAATCGTTTGCCGTGGGAAACGCTGTTCCCACGGCAAGACTGCCGATCctttcggcagccattttcagccaaattttggtcgtttcggcctccgattttcacgaaaatcaaatctacacgttgtataacacaaaacccctcaatcaattcaacgaaaacaaccaaaaatcaaaacattttaagcattattcaaatcgtaaaccccaaaatttcaaacccaaaaatctcaatcaaatctcaataatatgagcaataacttgatccaaacaagattacgggagatatactaaccttctttgccattttcggttgccggaaagcaagaaaatcggccgaaatgacgttcgccgcgggattgccgtgggaggtggggttttctttgaattgcacagtgaaaatttgctgtgtttatatatgggggcagtttcgtcatttcacaaaacctgggcatttttgcttaaacctgaattttttagGCAATTTTGCTtggacccctttaattttgcctatttttaataatttcccttataaATAAGATTCAGGGCTTCAGGTACAAATtaatgattttgtaaacttcaggttactaatgatattcagaatttcagatccagattcatgatatccAAGACTGTAGGTCCAgctttataattttgtaaacttcaagttaaaaataatgTCCAAGACTTCGGGTCTAGATTTTTGATATTCCAGACTTCAAGTCTAGATTCAAGGGTTTCAGGACTTCAGATctagatttacaattttgcaaacttcaggttgtaaatatgatacaattataaatgaaacattaaataaaagcataacaaaaattaaaagataattgagacatcacaactgggatatctgtatttataatagataaacaatataacaatataatagaaaaattatgatatacTTGAACTGATCATactaataatatgttataaatataatatataaatataaaaagataaatagattaaagaagaattgaggggaagaaaggagaagaagagagcAAAAGCAATTGAGGGAAATATGATTTCCGGATATTTCCATTACAAAGGGAGGGGGCGTATTTATGAACCTTTACCGTCCTCAAGTCAAAGAAATGGCTTTCACACTCAAGTCAAGCAAAAACAATTTAACGCTTTCACactcttttggccaaaatttcttctcacgtggtggaaaatcTACCTTTGTAACcgtgtatgattttttttttttatggcattttttaaaatattttcttgcttTAGAATATCATACTGGTTATCTACGGAAGACTTGACTTAGAAAGTTGCCGAGCCATCCTTAATACTCTGTTTACGAGGACTTGACTTTAGAGAGCTGTAGGCATGCATGCATCGATGTCCTGGCAAAAACTTGGTTGTCACTCCATTCCATGCTTGCCTTCAAATGGCGTTTCCTTTACGGCCTTGACTTGGAAATTTATTTCTAAGCAAGTCTGCTGAGAAATTTATGTGAATGGCAACAAGACAAAACAACCACAAGAAAAATAGCACACAAGAATTTGTGGAAGAGAAGTTCACCAGATCAAAAGAGTAGAAAGCCAAGTTACAAAAGCTGTGTAGTTTATAAGCCTCATTTGTAGAAACTTGGCTCTCTCTTTATGCTCGTCTTCAAATTGCTTTTCAGATAAGAAAGGAAACCATAGATCAGTTTTCTTTTTGTGCCGGTTTGCTTCAAAGAAAAACCTGCAAATGGTTTTGAGTTCAAAAGTTTTCGTTCTCTTAATTTTCTTCATATTCTTCTACAGTCTTGTTTGCAGGACTACTTTTGGCTTAACCAATGATGAAATGGCAGAAACTCACTGCCTGAGATCTATTAAAACTTCCCTGGAAGACCCACTAAAACGCTTAAAGTGGAGCTTTGATGCCATTACAGCGAGTTCTGTTTGTAGCTTTGTTGGGGTTACTTGCTGGAGCATAGATGGAAGCACAATCAAGATACTAAATATTAATCTAACGAACATGGAGCTCAAAGGCCAGTTTCCTCGGGGACTCAAGGATTGCTCTAGTTTAGTGAGTCTAGACCTCTCAGGTAACCACCTTAGCGGACCAATCCCACAGGATATTGAGCAAATATCACCATATCTGGTTGAACTTGACCTGTCCAATAACAGCTTTTCTGGTGAAATCCCGTCAGCCATTGCTGATCTCAGTTATCTGAATATCCTTTTACTAGACAATAATCAGCTAACGGGTCAAATTCCCCCAAGAATTAGCTGGCTTCGACGGCTCCGGAAATTTAGTGTCTCTAACAATATGTTGTCAGGACCCGTGCCAGATTTTGCCGTTGCAGTTGTACCGAAGGAAAGCTACACCAACAACAAGGGACTTTGCGGAGGGCCGCTTAAACCTTGTGGAAATCACGGGAATCCATTGAAATTTGACCTTTCTTTCACAAGTGGTTTCGTGCTTGGTTATGTGACTTCTGTAGTTTCAGTTATCACTATTTTCTTGTCCTATTGTGTCCCTTGGCTACATGTAAAGAAGATTATAATAAGTAGATGGAGGACTCAAAGCAAGAGAACAGTTGCTGATAGGGTAAGCAAGTCACCACCACGTCTCCCGTCGCTTCAGGATAAGTGCAAAAAGGTAGGTAttctttgtatatttatttttatatgtcatAAAATAACTTGGATTGCAGGAATACTTGATGAGCCTTACGATTTGAATCCATAAATTTTCTGAAATTAATCTATATTACAGTGATCCGTTGAAGACTTTCAATAGGTAAAATTGTTGGGTTAGGATTTTAGGACGTAAACTTACCATGGATAATAAACCTTAAAAAGCCCGTATTGATTCTATTTACCCAAATCATAACTTATTTCCGCAAACCGCTATCTCTcatattcttcaaaaatatgTTTACTTGATTGAAGCCTCAAGGTGCATACTCAATCAATTTTCTTTATACATGTCCAGATTCATCCTTGGGAGGAACAGATTACAAGCCTGAAATTAGAAGATATCAAAAAGGCAACCAACAATTTTAGCCAAAATAATGTAATTGGGACGGGACAAACAGGGACAGTGCACAAGCAACACTCCCCAATGGTGAGTTTGTTGCAGTGAAGAAGTTTCATTACGTCAGATCATTAGGAGAGCAATTTATGTTTGAATTAAAGACTCTGGTTAAACTGAGACAGCAAATCAACATAGTTGGACTCCGGGGTTTCTGTGTGGAATCAATGGAAAGATTTCTTGTATACGAATATTTATCAAATGGAAACCTTTATGAATGGCTTCATCCAACAGATGATGGGCCAAGTCATAGACTGGAGTGGCCCTCGAGGGTGAAAATCGCAACAGGAGTGGCAAGAGCTTTGGTTTCTCTCAACAACTTTGGAATATTCCATTTTGACATAAGCTCCAAGTGCATCTTAATTGATCATAATTTGGAGCCCAAGTTATCAAATTTGAAGCAGGCCATGCAGTCGGCTTTTAATAAGGAGGATGTCTACAGCTTTGGAGTAGTGCTTCTTGAGCTCATCAGTGGTAAGGAGCCAAGTACAATTGAGATATCTCATTTATCAGAGAGATTTTCTATGTATTCTGATGATACCATCGATAAGTCTCTAATTGGTAAAGGATTTGATGGAGAGATCTTTCTGTTCCTTAGAGTTGCATGTCAGTGTGTTCAGGAATCGTCGGATCAGAGGCCAACAATGCTTCAAGTGTACAAAAAACTTTGTGGCGTTGCCAAAAGTTATGGCCTTGTTGATACTCCAGAGATAATGATTATGCCAGCTGAAATTACTGCACCAGCCGCTGGAGATGAATGCGTTGAAGTGAATGAAATAACAGAAGTGCCATACTGAAAATGGAGGACCAAAAAGTATCTATGTATTAATACAATGACACCATGaactttcttattttataaaaattgaatgttaatcttctattactaaaaataaatactattataaagttaaattacttaaaaaattgttaactaataattattattatatttaataaaaaactgatatataaaaataatttttgtattcgattatatgtaattaaataatatcaaattattattttatttaaatgtacttaagtattattattaaaaagtattCTTCATgttataattgttatattaattacaaatgaatgtatttttgaaattaataagaagtgatataattataataaaattaagattattttgttaatattttaacacTTAAGATAGAGATGAATGTCAGATTatccataataaaaaatattatcaataataaatgatagattacagagtaatttttgaattcttgAATCAAATGTCCCCATTGCATTGTATACAAGTTTAGATTTTGACATAGAGTAATACTATGAGTACCCATCTTgggtacataaatgtatacacacttatatgtgtcatcatatgattggttattgttttattcttaattcaaaatcatccaatcacatgatgatacatataaatgtgtatatatttgtgtaccaaaaatgggtacacatagttttattgtttgaaataTGTCAGGTAAAGATATTAGCTTGATTTATGCAGCtatgaaaacaaaacaaaatctatGATATTTGACTGATTTATGTGGCCATGGAATCAAAGCAAAATCTATTACAggtaaagataaattattaacaaactCACATTCAAATCTAAAACACTCACAACAAGCCTTTGCAAGTTGTATCATTTTTGTAGCTCAATCTTCTAGTTGTATTCCTAAAccccaataataataataaaactaataattttttgagagtattctttttgttgattttggttATAGGTTGGACAAGGGAAATCATCGCAATGGACTGAGGGGTCAACTGACATTTAATGACTctgaatatatatacacacacacactgtCTCCAACGTTTGAACTAGTTTTGAAACAtggttattataatttttgatttCTTTGTAAGAATTATTGCATAAATTTTGCAGATTTGCAGGGGATCTTGAAATAAAGAATCCTTTTGTGTAACTTTGCAAATGAATATTTGCAAAAAATCATTGATTTTGTAGAAAAATCTTTGGTTTTGCTAGGAATCTTCAACTTTGCAAGTCTTGCCTTTGAAAATTGGCCTCTTATGCCAGAGAATCTTTTGACATTTTGTGGTCACTACAAGAGCTTTGCAGGagaattcatttcatcaactTGCTTTGATTTAACTATGGCAATAAGAATGCTTTATTTTGCATCTTGCTTTCTTTCatgaaatatgttttttttttcaaggaaTCTTGTCcttttttcttatctctcttgATGTCACATTCTTTGAGTGATTTTGATAATGATTTTGACACAATGGGTATCATTTGGATAAGTTCAAATGGCGATGGATTTTTGGACAATTCTCTTAATGCTAAATATTCAtcaaatctttgaaaatttataaggaTTCCGAACTTGATATTTTGTTTGAGCAATTGCTTGCATATAACACTTGTATGTATGTCCAAGGTTATTTTGATCTTTTGGCTTtgtttttgattaattattattattatgtgtgAAATTGGAGATGCACAACCATGTGGGAAGACCGCATGCCTTGTATGTgataaaaaagggtaaaatagtattttttttgcTTGATGCATGATAATTGTCTAAGTTTGAATGACATGCACGCTCATGTATGAAGGTATGCACATCCGTGCATGATTAGtgcatttgaattttagataaggAGCAATTTTGCAATGATTTCGAAAACTGctattaatgtgtattagtaTGCACACTCATGTATGAATACTATACACCATCGTGTGAAGttacttttgaaaaataaaaagagttgcAAACACATTGGCTAAGATATTTTACACAAATATTTCtagagaaaacaaagagaagagagaGTTTTGAGGTGACTTGGAGCCTTGGACACAAGAAGAAGCATTAACGGAGGAAATTCTTCCAACAAGAAGACTAGTTTATTGTTGAACGAGGGAGAAGTATgatgttttctttctttattgatCTTGAACATTTTCCTATTGAGATTATTATTCCTAGTAGCTGATGAAGTGTTTTTATGTAAGAATCTATGTATATGTATGATGATTGATTATGTCTTCAGTCGATTTATGCCTGATGATGTAATTGATGATTTGAGATGATTACTTAAACATGTTTTTCCATGAAAATATGTTGTgtctattatatattaatatgatcatttataaatgaatgattttgtGATTATGTATGAGGAATGATGGATTGGTGATAGTATATTGATAAAAGGATTGATGGATTGACGAtaactttataaaaattatgttgtaTGCTACAGTTTGATGTGGTAATGACTAGTGATTGTAACTTGGTTAAATTGattgttaaaattctttaatagcTTCATAGAGATGGTATTGGATGTTGGTTAATAATTTGTGTTGTTAGAAAGGTTAAAACAGACTTAAATGGCTatgtacaaatttatataaacatggTTTATAGAAAGATATGTTGTAATATCATCAGGTATGTTCTAGGGGCAATTACATCTTTTGACCAtgtttggagatatttccaattttaaatatagatatatataataacatatatgtgtgtgtttatatatatatatagatatatataaaagaaaaaaaataaaaaaataaagagaaaaagataaagatatttataaaaagagaaaagtcaaaaaccAAAAAGGCAATTCCATTTTTCCATCGTCTCCTCCACCCTTCCAGAAAAATCAGCCccttcatgcttgttttcttcattttttagaagGAAATTGGATGCCTGGAAAagtttgaaagaagagtaaggaaagaaaagaagaggaaacacttttggagcttggtaaccaaaagatctctttctttttcccttttcctatgtttatatatatattggatgtatgttatatgaatatgttagtatgttttggtgttgatttaaggtgattttggtgttaaaggaaaccaaacaaagagaaggaagccaacttgcaaagatttgacttgaaaaaagataaggggtatcatccttgatatgttgtatgttttaggcttttggttccttggatctatgttataaataatgattttgaagttgagaaatgttgttttgccatttggaatgtctatatgtgtgattttgtctatggcagaaagttacataatatttacaattttaccagTGAATTCGTCCCTCGTTTAGGCAGCCTtacctgatgaattatgagtgctattatatcttgttggaaagctctttgaattctctttccaatgatatataacttgtataaattagagatcatttggactgataAATATGGTATGAACCATAaagactgctttaccaaattaACAGAGGAGACaagttttgccactgatttcatctcacattttgactgcaTTATCTAATAagttatgagtgctattatatcgttttggaaagctctttgaattctctgttcagtgatatataacttgtataaattggggatcatttggactattaaatattatatgaaccacaagggctattttaccaaataaacaaaggagtcaatttttttctattgatttcatctcacgttttgactatcttatctaatgaattataagtgctattatagcttattggaaagctctttgaatactcttttcaatgatatatagcttgtatgaattagaaaccatttggactatgaaactttatgaaaaataaggctactctgtcaaatgaacagggttgtgaacagtgttttgcagttttggaaaggaaaagaaagaaaagaaaggaaaggaaaggaaaggaaaggaaaggaaagaaatgagagaaaaaaagaaaaaaagaaaaaaagaaagaaaagcaagaaaaagaatttgaggctcaagattcaggggttgtcccaagagtatagtctagtgagttatgaataaatttagatgaaagcaaaattagtaagatataaggtccgcatgcatgctataaactatgagggggcactttacactacactacTCGTAGTAGGGcatgtccgtagtaggacataaaccCACAGTAAGGTTTGTtcgtagtagagcatgctcgtagtagaacacaattcagattcaaaaatggtgtagtgagagaaagaaaaagagttcgagcttagaaaagtgccaaatccctatagtcagttttcagaaagtattaaatagacaccagatgggacaaagtatgactcaaatagtaaaaaatgaactaaattatcctCTCGATTTCTTAGGGAGGTTGAGtctcgagagtgagttagaacaagaaatgagataatttactaaattatttccccttattgagtgttcttatcactcacttcattttcttttatgattgcaggtataggtgatcgaggtagctacgaggcagggtcaggtcagcgaagatagatctaACTGGAGCAAGTTATCTTTGTTttgtattacatgcatacagtcacatgttcttgttgcttttagacctttttgagatgatagtacaattatatatgattacttcACATTTTCATATGTTtccagatgagttttcatatgagtatatatattttttgttcgcttccagacttttagttttcttagaatattttctaaacacttttagtgatgtgtttattttaaagtatttaaaaaatatatatatatagatgctccggatattaattcgtaacatttctcctttgatggGTAGTGTTTTTagagagggatgttacatatGCCATAGGTGATTCATGATCATTACAAGTCTTATTGGTGATGTAGAAACACATCTCATATATTTATGACTATAGTAGTGTATTTTGGATTTGTTGGATTAAGGTTAGAGGGTTGGAAAATATGAGTAAAGTTCAATTTAAAATGTAGCAAATTACACTACACACCTATGTGTCCCATGACACACACCCATGTACTTTTGGGCAAAATTTTTCCTATACTAAGATGAAGCCATAAGAGTGTGAATTTGGGAATAGATACACACTCATATGGTATGAGATGTAAAACTGTGTGCCTTTCCTTAAAGTTGCACACTTGTGTGCCTAGGTTATATGTTGTGTGGATTAAGTAATGCACCCCTATGTATGAGGGATACACATTTGTGTACATTTAGAGAAACTTAGGAATAAAGACGTATGGGGTATACAAAGAGTACATAAAGTTTCAACATTTGTATATAGGTAtgaaaatgatcattttacccctataagAGAAGATTATGAGGCGATATGAGAAGGAAAATGGATAAGGCCCTAATGAAGGCAATAGTTGATGAAAATCAGTATGAGTGTGTCTAACTATGAGGATGACAATACAAACCCTAACCAAAACAATTTCAtgtcaaatattaaaaacaatgtATCATATTAGTTTGAACCATTGAGTTATATACAATATGATCATGAAAGCAATAGATCAGTTTGTGTGACTGTGATACCTTTGGCTAAGTATGCATTGACATTGGGTGTCTTAGCATTTGGGATGCATATGTGATAGCGAAAGAGGCTCATGGTCTCATTGCTTTCACGATATGGTATCTTTAGCCCAAAACCTGACTAATA
This is a stretch of genomic DNA from Mangifera indica cultivar Alphonso chromosome 11, CATAS_Mindica_2.1, whole genome shotgun sequence. It encodes these proteins:
- the LOC123228704 gene encoding probably inactive leucine-rich repeat receptor-like protein kinase At5g48380, with product MAETHCLRSIKTSLEDPLKRLKWSFDAITASSVCSFVGVTCWSIDGSTIKILNINLTNMELKGQFPRGLKDCSSLVSLDLSGNHLSGPIPQDIEQISPYLVELDLSNNSFSGEIPSAIADLSYLNILLLDNNQLTGQIPPRISWLRRLRKFSVSNNMLSGPVPDFAVAVVPKESYTNNKGLCGGPLKPCGNHGNPLKFDLSFTSGFVLGYVTSVVSVITIFLSYCVPWLHVKKIIISRWRTQSKRTVADRVSKSPPRLPSLQDKCKKIHPWEEQITSLKLEDIKKATNNFSQNNVIGTGQTGTVHKQHSPMQINIVGLRGFCVESMERFLVYEYLSNGNLYEWLHPTDDGPSHRLEWPSRVKIATGVARALVSLNNFGIFHFDISSKCILIDHNLEPKLSNLKQAMQSAFNKEDVYSFGVVLLELISGKEPSTIEISHLSERFSMYSDDTIDKSLIGKGFDGEIFLFLRVACQCVQESSDQRPTMLQVYKKLCGVAKSYGLVDTPEIMIMPAEITAPAAGDECVEVNEITEVPY